The following coding sequences are from one Leishmania braziliensis MHOM/BR/75/M2904 complete genome, chromosome 36 window:
- a CDS encoding l6202.3-like protein, producing the protein MADTFPSDYTTAASRRVEDEEGEQARRATLTHELSELEHELREATQRVDALQTGSHALAIEVAELDRTLTSIRIEVTAACQQKSEAEAQVQQTDRGNAVSIKRTEDIEEEVCEYRTQCVQHHQQQVEDLMQAVQTQQRRNATLRREWEAAVARDTRDDCQASVTETLLLRVQDGARHLKRCLMLQCSRTVAESARLYLTAARQQRAEVFANDMAARARTLAEHRSRREAEAAAFHDVCRRNFQERADTAFGAIKALIQTAQRLHNTERHQRVADFQCQLAAMTKRSREMLEEQVRRRLEQECAISITQQDAAAKEWAARQEDLAGQIRAFRLRAEMEVSALRESHGMHREPVRFPSQTPTRSALAQEVLPSDLDRVRLRMEQLALSLRVKQEQQSYLSSQQMSTHAVNHRGTGGTYSSGSSPAFSFSVEQISEGWQHSLLLLQHSRETLRRSISELKEVSHGWAPQLHQRRTQVTQQREHVKAVRSEWEQAIRGKLSRCLTSASPEVPNHVGLTTGTLSNLKRRVGDILQAQQSLRAARANFTAELSMWSQSLGDYRIETERLLADVFQQLDLLREGSGRVEVDQLALQSFQAQLDVLGQHVTEEANRLARRKQRVDAFVKNLQAGSCRSHTLPGMLNSQWLTRRHKGSSLQVTDIFSTLNKTSAIRDAASPAGMTTARSDADHQMERAKQRAMPLAATTKEILSPLTPKKASPATKASFLRHESSSTSHCDSDCGKEGWRAATTGITLTAGPVMSDVYMLDSHLPSTTVPALDGNHARLAGMSDGGLGGGAYVSDPPAVQHTSGAVNAETVAAETGKPISRPN; encoded by the coding sequence ATGGCCGACACTTTTCCCTCGGACTACACAACTGCTGCATCACGCCGTGTGGAGGATGAGGAAGGGGAGCAGGCACGGAGAGCTACTCTTACTCATGAGCTTTCTGAGCTAGAGCATGAGCTACGCGAGGCGACGCAGCGCGTAGACGCGCTTCAGACAGGCAGCCATGCGCTTGCGATCGAGGTGGCAGAACTCGACCGTACACTGACTTCTATCAGGATCGAGGTGACTGCGGCTTGCCAGCAAAAGTCGGAAGCGGAAGCTCAAGTACAGCAGACGGATCGTGGAAACGCGGTCTCCATTAAACGCACCGAGGAcattgaggaggaggtgtgcgAATACCGTACCCAATGTgttcagcaccaccagcagcaagTAGAGGATCTTATGCAGGCCGTGCAGACACAGCAGAGGCGTAACGCAACCCTTCGCCGAGAGTGGGAGGCTGCCGTTGCACGTGACACGAGAGATGACTGCCAGGCTTCCGTTACTGAAACCCTACTGCTTCGCGTGCAGGATGGCGCACGCCACTTGAAGCGATGCCTGATGTTGCAATGTAGCCGCACAGTGGCGGAGAGTGCCCGTTTGTATCTGACGGCagcacgacagcagcgagccGAAGTCTTTGCCAATGACATGGCGGCCCGTGCAAGAACACTGGCGGAGCACCGATCTCGTcgtgaggcagaggcagccgCATTTCACGACGTATGTCGCCGCAACTTTCAAGAGCGTGCAGACACCGCCTTTGGTGCCATCAAGGCGCTCATCCAAACAGCACAACGTCTCCACAACACCGAGCGCCATCAGCGTGTCGCCGACTTCCAGTGCCAGCTTGCTGCCATGACAAAGCGAAGCCGCGAGATGTtggaggagcaggtgcgccgccgaCTGGAGCAGGAGTGTGCAATCTCCATCACACAGCAGGATGCCGCCGCAAAGGAGTGGGCGGCGCGTCAAGAGGATTTAGCCGGGCAAATCCGCGCCTTTCGCTTGCGTGCAGAGATGGAGGTTTCCGCGTTGCGCGAGAGCCACGGGATGCATCGTGAGCCCGTCAGGTTTCCGTCTCAGACACCAACTCGAAGCGCACTGGCGCAGGAAGTACTGCCCAGCGACTTGGACCGTGTGCGTCTTCGAATGGAGCAACTCGCACTCTCGTTACGCGTgaagcaggagcagcagtcgTACCTCTCATCTCAACAGATGTCCACCCACGCTGTCAACCACCGAGGCACTGGTGGCACCTACAGCTCTGGGAGCTCGCCcgcgttttctttttcagtGGAGCAAATTAGCGAGGGATGGCAACACTCGCTCCTCTTGCTGCAGCACAGTCGTGAGACACTTCGGCGGAGCATCTCTGAACTCAAGGAGGTGAGCCATGGCTGGgccccgcagctgcaccaaCGTCGCACACAGGTCACTCAGCAGCGGGAACACGTCAAGGCTGTTCGCTCAGAATGGGAGCAAGCGATTCGTGGGAAGCTCTCGCGGTGCCTGACGTCAGCAAGCCCAGAGGTCCCTAACCACGTTGGCCTCACGACCGGCACTCTCAGCAACTTGAAGCGGCGTGTCGGAGACAtcctgcaggcgcagcaaTCACTGCGTGCGGCACGTGCCAATTTCACAGCGGAGCTCAGCATGTGGTCACAGTCCCTTGGTGACTACCGCATCGAGACCGAACGTCTTCTTGCGGACGTCTTTCAGCAGTTGGACCTACTCCGCGAAGGAAGTGGGCGAGTGGAGGTGGACCAATTGGCGTTGCAATCATTTCAAGCGCAGCTCGACGTGCTTGGGCAGCACGTCACAGAGGAGGCAAACCGGCTGGCGCGCCGCAAGCAGCGTGTCGACGCTTTCGTGAAGAACCTACAAGCAGGTTCATGTCGCTCACATACCCTTCCAGGGATGCTCAATTCTCAATGGCTGACGCGAAGGCACAAAGGATCCTCGTTACAGGTGACAGATATCTTTAGCACACTCAACAAAACTTCGGCGATTCGCGATGCAGCTAGTCCTGCTGGTATGACGACAGCGAGGTCTGATGCGGACCACCAAATGGAGCGTGCGAAGCAGAGAGCAATGCCGCTAGCAGCGACAACGAAGGAAATCCTTTCACCCCTCACACCCAAGAAGGCATCCCCTGCGACTAAAGCCTCCTTTCTGAGGCATGAAAGCAGCTCGACAAGTCACTGCGACAGCGACTGTGGGAAGGAAGGTTGgcgcgctgccaccactggTATAACACTCACTGCGGGACCGGTCATGTCGGACGTCTACATGCTCGACAGCCACCTCCCGTCCACTACTGTTCCAGCGCTTGATGGGAATCATGCTCGGC